In Kitasatospora sp. NBC_00240, the following are encoded in one genomic region:
- a CDS encoding acetyl-CoA C-acyltransferase, whose protein sequence is MRPVYFAAARRTPIGRLRGALSTVRPDDLSAAVLRGLLADVPALDPARIDDVYWGAANQAGEDNRNAARMAVLLAGLPETVPGATVNRLCASGLEAVSTAARAIGSGEAEIVVAGGCESMSRAPFVLPRPDEALPHKLETFDTRLGWRITNPRMHELHGVLSMGETAEEVASRYGISRERQDAFALRSHRRAAAARKDGHFDAELLPVVRPDGVTVGQDESIREDSSLERLAKLKPVFRDGGTVTAGNASPMNDGAAALLLVSEQVLEELGLEPLGRYAAGASAGVHPDVMGIGPVPATRKVLDRLGWSVRDVQEAEFNEAFAAQALACVDELGFDPELVNPSGGAIALGHPLGGSGARILTTLLHRMRRTGARRGLATMCVGVGQGTAVLVESV, encoded by the coding sequence GTGCGTCCTGTCTACTTCGCCGCCGCCCGCCGCACCCCCATCGGGCGGCTGCGCGGCGCCCTGTCCACCGTCCGGCCCGACGACCTGTCGGCCGCCGTGCTGCGCGGCCTGCTGGCCGACGTGCCCGCTCTCGACCCGGCCCGGATCGACGACGTCTACTGGGGCGCCGCCAACCAGGCCGGCGAGGACAACCGCAACGCCGCCCGGATGGCCGTCCTGCTGGCCGGGCTGCCCGAGACGGTCCCCGGTGCGACGGTCAACCGGCTCTGCGCCTCCGGGCTGGAGGCCGTCAGCACGGCGGCCCGGGCGATCGGCTCGGGCGAGGCGGAGATCGTCGTCGCGGGCGGCTGCGAGTCGATGAGCCGCGCGCCGTTCGTACTGCCCCGCCCGGACGAGGCGCTGCCGCACAAGCTGGAGACCTTCGACACCCGGCTCGGCTGGCGGATCACCAACCCCCGGATGCACGAGCTGCACGGCGTGCTGAGCATGGGCGAGACCGCCGAGGAGGTCGCGAGCCGGTACGGGATCAGCCGCGAGCGGCAGGACGCCTTCGCACTGCGCAGCCACCGGCGGGCCGCCGCCGCGCGCAAGGACGGCCACTTCGACGCCGAACTGCTGCCCGTCGTCCGCCCGGACGGTGTGACGGTCGGCCAGGACGAGAGCATCCGGGAGGACTCCTCCCTGGAGCGGCTCGCCAAGCTGAAGCCGGTGTTCCGGGACGGCGGGACGGTCACCGCCGGCAACGCCTCCCCCATGAACGACGGCGCGGCGGCGCTGCTGCTGGTCAGCGAGCAGGTGCTGGAGGAGCTGGGCCTGGAGCCGCTCGGCCGGTACGCCGCCGGGGCCTCCGCCGGGGTGCATCCGGATGTGATGGGGATCGGGCCGGTGCCGGCCACCCGCAAGGTGCTCGACCGGCTGGGCTGGAGCGTGCGGGACGTCCAGGAGGCGGAGTTCAACGAGGCCTTCGCCGCGCAGGCACTGGCCTGCGTGGACGAGCTGGGCTTCGACCCCGAGCTGGTGAACCCGTCCGGCGGGGCGATCGCGCTCGGCCACCCGCTGGGGGGATCCGGCGCCCGGATCCTCACCACCCTGCTGCACCGGATGCGCCGCACCGGGGCCCGGCGGGGCCTCGCCACCATGTGCGTGGGTGTCGGCCAGGGCACCGCCGTACTCGTCGAATCCGTCTGA
- a CDS encoding TetR/AcrR family transcriptional regulator encodes MARPRTPLLSRDRIVAAALALADAEGLDALSTRRLATELSVSGPSLYNHFATKDELLDAVVDSVMGEVDLSMFGPAGPADAAPDWRTALRDWARSYRAALAAHPSIVPVLAQGPGRRPNALRLADAVFGCLVDAGWPRGQATRIGALMRYFVTGSALASFAAGFPEDAGLYAAEYPHLGEAHLLAEHRRSIDEGAFETGLEALLDGLELRYLRTVHPGPGPGAGAGQV; translated from the coding sequence ATGGCCCGCCCGCGCACGCCACTGCTCAGCCGCGACCGCATCGTCGCGGCAGCTCTCGCGCTGGCCGACGCCGAGGGCCTGGACGCACTGTCCACCCGCCGGCTGGCCACCGAACTCTCGGTCAGCGGCCCCTCCCTCTACAACCACTTCGCCACCAAGGACGAACTGCTCGACGCGGTGGTCGACTCGGTGATGGGCGAGGTGGACCTCTCGATGTTCGGTCCGGCCGGCCCGGCCGACGCCGCCCCGGACTGGCGCACCGCACTGCGCGACTGGGCCCGCTCCTACCGCGCGGCCCTGGCCGCCCACCCCAGCATCGTCCCCGTCCTCGCCCAGGGCCCGGGCCGCCGGCCGAACGCGCTGCGCCTCGCCGACGCCGTCTTCGGCTGTCTGGTCGACGCCGGCTGGCCGCGCGGCCAGGCCACCCGGATCGGCGCCCTGATGCGCTACTTCGTCACCGGCTCCGCGCTCGCCTCGTTCGCCGCCGGGTTCCCCGAGGACGCCGGCCTGTACGCGGCCGAGTACCCGCACCTCGGCGAGGCCCACCTGCTCGCCGAGCACCGCCGCTCGATCGACGAGGGAGCCTTCGAAACCGGCCTGGAGGCCCTGCTCGACGGCCTCGAACTGCGCTACCTGCGCACCGTCCACCCCGGTCCCGGTCCCGGTGCCGGTGCCGGCCAGGTCTGA
- a CDS encoding TadE/TadG family type IV pilus assembly protein, producing the protein MSLSLAVVFPVVLFLVMLVVQGSMWWYARQVALVAAREGVDAGRLQGPAADAVKNDAAVRQAKDFLDREGSVLGGYSVSTDGSRPELIQVTVVVTPRFLIPGVPTPDFTQHASAPRERFVPRPGGS; encoded by the coding sequence ATGAGCCTCAGTCTGGCCGTCGTCTTCCCGGTCGTGCTGTTCCTCGTCATGCTCGTCGTGCAGGGATCGATGTGGTGGTACGCCCGACAGGTCGCCCTGGTCGCGGCCCGCGAGGGTGTGGACGCCGGGCGGCTGCAGGGCCCCGCCGCGGACGCGGTGAAGAACGACGCGGCGGTGCGCCAGGCGAAGGACTTCCTCGACCGGGAGGGGAGCGTCCTCGGCGGGTACTCGGTGAGCACGGACGGGAGCAGGCCGGAGCTGATCCAGGTCACCGTGGTGGTCACGCCGCGTTTCCTGATCCCCGGCGTCCCCACCCCGGACTTCACCCAGCACGCCTCCGCGCCGCGCGAGCGGTTCGTCCCGCGGCCGGGTGGCTCATGA
- a CDS encoding LysM peptidoglycan-binding domain-containing protein — translation MAAPRAKNHARTDRQAPPGRRPAPAPRGRRRGGVGAVVGALAALLTLAVLLAGLPALLLYGTAAVAGMGDFAPDGLGQALTSPDDGRLFLWLLVLVGWLGWACFAFSVLLEIPAQLRGRIARRIPAFGWSQRIAAGLVGSVIALLPVAGSAFAATPDRSQAVLSAPQLTAGPQYAALPAAQAAPALAPAAEQQAGYTVRDSRPADSLWSIAERQLGSGSRWTEIAKLNDGRVMDDSGLRFDADRPIQPGWKLLMPADAKPDQESPAATPAPPAPAPPGAENPQPAGGRDAKVTVAEGDTLSAIAQRELGSAEAWPQLFEANKGVQAPDGERLSDPDEVVPGMVLAVPGVPEPAPTQTPTQTPAQTPAQAPELETAPTPQAPAPAPPAPVTPAPATPAAEAPPAPAPASPAPATASPAAEAPSAPAHAPATGTDPKQAQAPSDDYTVALAASTVSVLLAAIMIGTVARRRGGQQRARRPRHRVALPAAPAAAFEAELKARQDATGLDLLNRALRTMARNTVRSGKRLPALVAARVTPGRTVELHLSAPATPIAPFRAAHAANVWWCPEDASDLLSAGQAGKTAAPYPALVTLGTSPDGSVVLADLETVRLLHLSGHPDDARDVLRTLALELAHSPLADRLHLHLVDLAEELPISGPAAERVHRHPSLEAALTALGPRTAKARATLVAADATSPRDARSRGAADESWIPEIVLCAQQPGGNIPAELGRLLDARPRTCVAVITRAPERGTGPVARWTLPSTGHTTLPGLHLGVELQRLTGHQYDQVSELLRSSCDETQHPAPAWTIDGPGIDLEPTELPLPVPVLVAVGAGSGEAAAGPRLLARVIGTGASPFAGTDPAAPLAAGPTSPVVPQAAVPPGPGRAFAPGAPVPPGPGSRAGINGRGLRVSNAVSPPAGSPVPAQGGGPAPTAGPRFDKTPPVQPVVPVPPAATNPATPASPAVSGPPTAPGASAAPEAPTAQLPGPGAYPAAALPPTVPAAPAGPGVPPAEPEPAPTHDPAPAPAASEPHTPARPAPGSVRSDADDLLAILRSPEAHATRTAPRIRLLGPADVLGASGPAEPAALLRLTELAAYLALRPGADHSALDHDLHPGAAHLDPHPAGDHGDGPSTPLPAKLADLAGWFGSSPDGRAFLRTDTAEGYAFAPTVTCDWDEFRSLYRRGMRSTSATADAALAHALALVRGAPFAEAPPAAFGWAEAERQDMIAAIVDTAHELAARRLQYGDHRSAEAAVFRGLAVAPDVELLHRDLFYAYASAGARDQLVRAVNRLDALSRRTGRELDADTVALLRDLLSGS, via the coding sequence ATGGCCGCGCCACGTGCCAAGAACCACGCCCGTACGGACCGCCAGGCCCCGCCCGGCCGACGGCCGGCGCCCGCACCCCGCGGCCGACGCCGCGGCGGCGTCGGCGCGGTGGTCGGCGCCCTCGCGGCGCTGCTCACCCTGGCCGTCCTGCTGGCCGGCCTCCCGGCCCTGCTGCTGTACGGCACCGCGGCCGTCGCCGGGATGGGCGATTTCGCACCCGACGGCCTCGGGCAGGCCCTCACCAGCCCCGACGACGGGCGGCTGTTCCTGTGGCTGCTGGTCCTGGTCGGCTGGCTCGGCTGGGCCTGCTTCGCGTTCTCCGTCCTGCTGGAGATCCCGGCGCAGCTGCGCGGCCGGATCGCCCGCCGGATCCCGGCCTTCGGCTGGAGCCAGCGGATCGCCGCCGGACTCGTGGGGTCGGTGATCGCCCTGCTGCCGGTGGCCGGTTCGGCCTTCGCCGCCACTCCCGACCGGTCCCAGGCCGTGCTCTCCGCACCGCAGTTGACGGCCGGGCCGCAGTACGCGGCGCTGCCGGCCGCGCAGGCCGCACCGGCGTTGGCGCCGGCGGCCGAGCAGCAGGCCGGCTACACCGTGCGGGACAGCCGGCCCGCCGACAGCCTCTGGTCGATCGCGGAGCGCCAGCTCGGCTCCGGTTCGCGCTGGACCGAGATCGCCAAACTCAACGACGGCCGGGTGATGGACGATTCCGGCCTGCGCTTCGACGCGGACCGGCCGATCCAGCCCGGCTGGAAGCTGCTGATGCCGGCCGACGCCAAGCCGGACCAGGAGTCGCCGGCGGCGACCCCGGCCCCGCCGGCGCCCGCGCCGCCGGGGGCGGAGAACCCCCAGCCCGCCGGCGGGCGGGACGCGAAGGTCACCGTCGCCGAGGGGGACACCCTCTCCGCCATCGCCCAGCGGGAGTTGGGGAGCGCCGAGGCCTGGCCGCAGCTCTTCGAGGCGAACAAGGGCGTGCAGGCTCCCGACGGCGAGCGGCTGAGCGACCCGGACGAGGTCGTGCCGGGCATGGTCCTGGCGGTACCGGGCGTGCCCGAGCCCGCTCCCACCCAGACACCCACCCAGACACCCGCCCAGACACCCGCCCAGGCACCGGAGTTGGAGACCGCGCCCACCCCGCAGGCGCCCGCCCCGGCGCCCCCGGCCCCGGTCACGCCGGCCCCCGCCACCCCCGCGGCCGAGGCCCCGCCGGCCCCGGCCCCCGCGAGCCCCGCTCCTGCCACCGCGAGCCCGGCGGCCGAGGCCCCGAGCGCGCCGGCCCACGCCCCGGCCACCGGTACGGACCCGAAGCAGGCGCAGGCGCCGAGCGACGACTACACCGTCGCCCTCGCCGCCTCGACGGTCAGCGTCCTGCTCGCCGCGATCATGATCGGTACGGTGGCCCGCCGCCGTGGCGGCCAGCAGCGCGCCCGCCGCCCGCGCCACCGGGTCGCCCTGCCCGCCGCCCCGGCCGCCGCCTTCGAGGCCGAACTGAAGGCACGACAGGACGCCACCGGGCTGGACCTGCTCAACCGCGCCCTGCGCACGATGGCCCGCAACACCGTCCGGTCCGGCAAGCGGCTGCCCGCCCTGGTCGCGGCCCGGGTCACCCCCGGACGCACCGTCGAACTGCACCTCTCCGCGCCCGCCACCCCCATCGCGCCGTTCCGGGCCGCGCACGCGGCCAACGTCTGGTGGTGCCCGGAGGACGCCTCCGACCTGCTCTCGGCCGGCCAGGCCGGCAAGACCGCCGCGCCGTACCCGGCGCTGGTCACCCTCGGCACGTCCCCGGACGGGTCGGTGGTGCTCGCGGACCTGGAGACCGTCCGGCTGCTGCACCTCTCGGGGCACCCCGACGACGCCCGCGACGTGCTGCGCACCCTCGCGCTCGAACTGGCCCACAGCCCGTTGGCCGACCGGCTCCACCTCCATCTCGTCGATCTCGCCGAGGAGTTGCCGATCTCCGGCCCGGCGGCCGAGCGGGTCCACCGCCACCCGAGCCTGGAGGCCGCCCTGACGGCGCTGGGCCCGCGGACCGCCAAGGCCCGCGCCACCCTGGTGGCCGCCGACGCCACCAGCCCCCGGGACGCCCGCAGCCGCGGCGCCGCCGACGAGTCCTGGATCCCGGAGATCGTGCTCTGCGCCCAGCAGCCCGGCGGCAACATCCCCGCCGAGCTGGGCCGGCTGCTCGACGCCCGGCCGCGGACCTGCGTCGCGGTGATCACCCGGGCCCCGGAGCGCGGCACCGGCCCGGTCGCCCGGTGGACACTGCCGAGCACCGGCCACACCACCCTGCCGGGCCTGCATCTCGGCGTGGAGCTCCAGCGTCTGACCGGCCACCAGTACGACCAGGTCTCGGAGCTCCTGCGCTCCTCCTGCGACGAGACCCAGCACCCGGCGCCGGCCTGGACGATCGACGGCCCGGGCATCGACCTCGAACCGACCGAACTGCCCCTGCCGGTGCCGGTGCTGGTCGCCGTCGGGGCCGGCTCCGGCGAGGCCGCCGCCGGTCCGCGCCTGCTGGCCCGGGTGATCGGCACCGGCGCCAGCCCGTTCGCCGGCACCGACCCGGCCGCACCGCTGGCCGCCGGCCCCACCTCGCCCGTCGTACCGCAGGCCGCCGTGCCGCCCGGCCCGGGCCGGGCCTTCGCGCCGGGGGCGCCCGTCCCCCCGGGACCGGGCAGCCGGGCCGGGATCAACGGCCGGGGTCTGCGGGTCAGCAACGCCGTTTCCCCGCCCGCCGGTTCGCCGGTGCCCGCCCAGGGCGGAGGCCCGGCACCGACCGCCGGGCCCAGGTTCGACAAGACGCCCCCGGTCCAGCCGGTCGTCCCCGTGCCGCCCGCGGCCACGAACCCCGCGACCCCCGCGAGCCCCGCAGTCTCCGGGCCGCCGACGGCTCCAGGGGCCTCCGCGGCACCGGAGGCCCCCACGGCGCAGCTGCCCGGCCCCGGAGCGTACCCGGCCGCCGCGCTGCCGCCCACCGTGCCGGCGGCCCCGGCCGGTCCGGGCGTCCCGCCGGCCGAGCCGGAACCGGCGCCCACGCACGACCCGGCGCCCGCACCCGCCGCCTCCGAGCCGCACACCCCCGCGCGCCCGGCCCCCGGCTCGGTCCGCTCCGACGCCGACGACCTGCTGGCCATCCTCCGCTCGCCGGAGGCCCACGCCACCCGCACCGCGCCCCGGATCCGCCTGCTGGGCCCGGCCGACGTCCTCGGCGCGAGCGGCCCCGCCGAACCCGCAGCGCTGCTGCGGCTCACCGAGCTGGCCGCCTACCTGGCGCTGCGCCCGGGTGCCGACCACAGCGCCCTCGACCACGACCTGCACCCGGGCGCCGCGCACCTCGACCCGCACCCCGCGGGCGACCACGGGGACGGCCCGAGCACCCCGCTGCCGGCCAAACTCGCCGACCTGGCGGGCTGGTTCGGCAGTTCGCCGGACGGCCGCGCCTTCCTGCGGACGGACACGGCCGAGGGGTACGCCTTCGCCCCGACGGTCACCTGCGACTGGGACGAGTTCCGCAGCCTCTACCGCCGGGGGATGCGCAGCACCAGCGCCACCGCCGACGCGGCGCTCGCCCACGCGCTGGCCCTGGTCCGGGGCGCGCCGTTCGCCGAGGCACCGCCGGCCGCCTTCGGCTGGGCGGAGGCGGAGCGCCAGGACATGATCGCCGCGATCGTGGACACCGCGCACGAACTCGCCGCCCGCCGCCTCCAGTACGGCGACCACCGCAGTGCCGAGGCAGCGGTCTTCCGGGGCCTGGCGGTCGCCCCGGACGTCGAACTCCTGCACCGGGACCTGTTCTACGCGTACGCCTCGGCCGGCGCCCGGGACCAGCTGGTCCGCGCGGTCAACCGCCTCGACGCCCTCAGCCGCCGGACCGGCCGGGAGCTCGACGCCGACACGGTGGCGCTGCTCCGGGACCTGCTCTCGGGGTCGTGA
- the fabG gene encoding 3-oxoacyl-ACP reductase FabG, giving the protein MSRFSDKVAVVTGAAQGIGAATALRLAEEGATVAVVDLTAERAQATVDVITAKGGTARAYGCDVVDHEAVEAVFARVVEELGGLHILVNNAGITRDNLFFRMPKADWDAVLSVNLTSAFNCAQAAQAYMVRQKYGKIVSLSSRSALGARGQANYAAAKAGIQGLTATLAIELGPYNINVNAVAPGYIATSMTAASAERVGATPEDHQAEVSARTPLRRVGQPEEIAAVVAFLASEEASYVSGQTLYVNGGAR; this is encoded by the coding sequence ATGAGCAGGTTCTCGGACAAGGTCGCCGTCGTCACCGGCGCGGCCCAGGGCATCGGCGCGGCCACCGCACTGCGGCTGGCCGAGGAGGGTGCGACGGTCGCCGTGGTCGACCTGACCGCCGAGCGCGCCCAGGCCACCGTCGACGTGATCACCGCCAAGGGCGGCACCGCCCGGGCGTACGGCTGCGACGTGGTGGACCACGAGGCGGTGGAGGCGGTCTTCGCGCGGGTCGTGGAGGAGCTGGGCGGGCTGCACATCCTGGTGAACAACGCCGGGATCACCCGCGACAACCTCTTCTTCCGGATGCCGAAGGCGGACTGGGACGCCGTCCTGTCGGTCAATCTGACCAGTGCGTTCAACTGCGCCCAGGCCGCGCAGGCGTACATGGTCCGGCAGAAGTACGGCAAGATCGTCTCGCTCAGCTCGCGCTCGGCGCTGGGCGCCCGGGGCCAGGCGAACTACGCCGCCGCCAAGGCCGGCATCCAGGGCCTGACCGCCACCCTGGCGATCGAGCTGGGCCCGTACAACATCAACGTGAACGCGGTGGCGCCCGGCTACATCGCCACCTCGATGACGGCGGCCAGCGCGGAGCGGGTCGGTGCCACCCCCGAGGACCACCAGGCGGAGGTCTCGGCCCGGACGCCGCTGCGCCGGGTCGGGCAGCCGGAGGAGATCGCCGCGGTGGTGGCGTTCCTGGCGAGCGAGGAGGCCTCGTACGTGAGCGGCCAGACCCTGTACGTCAACGGCGGGGCGCGCTGA
- a CDS encoding TadE family protein — protein MSSPRGLRGRLPFRRGPAARRRRPDGGSAAVEAAILVPALLTFILLAIAAGRIQTAASTVEAAARAAARTASITREPGAVDTAARAAADDVLRQDGVSCQRLDIDLQRRALETPAGNVATMVVVVACEISLRDVLVPGMPGTKSLRGEFTSVVDRYRGQ, from the coding sequence ATGAGCAGCCCCCGCGGCCTTCGCGGCCGGCTGCCGTTCCGGCGGGGGCCGGCGGCCCGGCGCCGCCGTCCGGACGGGGGCAGTGCGGCCGTCGAGGCGGCGATCCTCGTCCCGGCCCTGCTCACCTTCATCCTGCTGGCGATCGCGGCGGGACGGATCCAGACGGCCGCCAGCACGGTGGAGGCGGCGGCGCGCGCGGCGGCGCGGACCGCCTCGATCACCCGCGAACCCGGCGCCGTCGACACCGCCGCCCGGGCCGCGGCCGACGACGTCCTGCGCCAGGACGGAGTGTCCTGCCAGCGATTGGACATCGACCTGCAGCGGCGCGCGCTGGAGACGCCGGCGGGCAACGTCGCCACCATGGTGGTGGTCGTGGCGTGCGAGATCAGCCTGCGCGACGTACTGGTGCCGGGGATGCCCGGCACCAAGAGTCTGCGCGGTGAGTTCACCTCGGTCGTCGACCGGTACCGAGGACAGTAG
- a CDS encoding dihydrofolate reductase family protein encodes MRKIVLFTSVSLDGFFEGPNREIDWHLVDDELHRHFNEQLKVMGAFLEGRVTYELMAGYWPTADADPALSAPMAEFAAIWRGMPKIVFSRTLQRADPNTTIRREVTVEQIRALKAEPGGDLVIGGADLAAEFVRLGLIDEYRIYVHPVVIGQGRRFIQDPGHRIGLELIDTRTFGNGVVLLHYRTADGPAPG; translated from the coding sequence ATGAGAAAGATCGTCCTGTTCACCTCGGTCTCCCTCGACGGCTTCTTCGAGGGGCCGAACCGGGAGATCGACTGGCACCTCGTCGACGACGAGCTGCACCGTCACTTCAACGAGCAGCTCAAGGTGATGGGCGCCTTCCTGGAAGGGCGCGTCACCTACGAACTGATGGCCGGCTACTGGCCGACCGCGGACGCCGACCCCGCGCTGAGCGCCCCGATGGCGGAGTTCGCCGCGATCTGGCGGGGCATGCCCAAGATCGTTTTCTCCCGGACGCTGCAGCGGGCCGACCCGAACACCACCATCCGCCGGGAGGTGACGGTCGAGCAGATCAGGGCGCTCAAGGCGGAGCCGGGCGGGGACCTGGTCATCGGCGGCGCCGACCTCGCCGCGGAGTTCGTCCGGCTGGGCCTGATCGACGAGTACCGGATCTACGTCCACCCGGTCGTCATCGGGCAGGGCCGGCGGTTCATCCAGGATCCGGGCCACCGGATCGGGCTCGAGCTGATCGACACCCGGACCTTCGGCAACGGCGTCGTGCTGCTGCACTACCGGACGGCCGACGGGCCCGCACCCGGGTGA
- a CDS encoding acyl-CoA dehydrogenase family protein — translation MNLELTEEQSAVRALAASFTDREIVPYAAAWDRAESVDRSIVKKLAEVGFLGLTIPEEYGGSGGDHLAYCLVLEELGRGDSAVRGIVSVTLGLVAKSVNAYGTEEQKRHWLPALTSGQALGCFALTEPGTGSDAANLTTRAVRDRRGGTSGSESGGDWLISGSKMFITNGTWADVALVFARTGGDDPEQAGHKGITAFLVPTDLPGFTRTEIHGKLGLRGQATAELTFDAVRVPDSARLGAEGKGFTVAMAALAKGRMSVAAGCVGIARACLEAAVKYAAEREQFGRPIASHQLVQELLSDIAVDLEAARLLTWRVADHIERGLPFGTESSVAKLFASEAAVRAANNALQVFGGYGFIDEYPVGKYLRDARVMTLYEGTSQIHKLLIGRSLTGVNAF, via the coding sequence ATGAACCTGGAGCTCACCGAGGAGCAGAGCGCCGTCCGCGCACTCGCCGCAAGCTTCACCGACCGCGAGATCGTGCCGTACGCCGCCGCCTGGGACCGCGCCGAGTCGGTGGACCGCTCGATCGTCAAGAAGCTGGCCGAGGTCGGCTTCCTGGGGCTGACCATCCCCGAGGAGTACGGCGGCAGCGGCGGCGACCACCTGGCGTACTGCCTGGTCCTGGAGGAGCTGGGCCGGGGGGACTCCGCCGTGCGCGGCATCGTCTCGGTCACCCTCGGCCTGGTCGCCAAGTCCGTGAACGCGTACGGGACCGAGGAGCAGAAGCGGCACTGGCTGCCCGCGCTCACCTCGGGCCAGGCCCTCGGCTGCTTCGCCCTGACCGAACCCGGCACCGGTTCGGACGCCGCCAACCTGACCACCCGGGCGGTCCGCGACCGGCGTGGGGGCACCTCCGGCTCGGAGAGCGGGGGAGACTGGCTGATCAGCGGCTCCAAGATGTTCATCACCAACGGGACGTGGGCCGACGTCGCCCTGGTCTTCGCCCGCACCGGCGGCGACGACCCGGAGCAGGCCGGTCACAAGGGGATCACCGCCTTCCTCGTCCCGACCGACCTGCCCGGATTCACCCGCACCGAGATCCACGGCAAGCTCGGACTGCGCGGCCAGGCCACCGCCGAACTCACCTTCGACGCCGTCCGGGTGCCGGACAGCGCCCGGCTCGGCGCCGAGGGCAAGGGCTTCACGGTGGCGATGGCAGCCCTGGCCAAGGGCCGGATGTCGGTGGCGGCCGGCTGCGTCGGGATCGCCCGGGCCTGCCTGGAGGCGGCCGTGAAGTACGCCGCCGAACGCGAGCAGTTCGGCCGGCCGATCGCCTCGCACCAGCTGGTCCAGGAGCTGCTCTCGGACATCGCGGTGGACCTGGAGGCGGCCCGGCTGCTCACCTGGCGGGTGGCCGACCACATCGAGCGCGGGCTGCCCTTCGGCACCGAGTCCTCGGTCGCCAAGCTGTTCGCCAGTGAGGCCGCCGTGCGGGCCGCCAACAACGCGCTGCAGGTCTTCGGCGGGTACGGCTTCATCGACGAGTACCCGGTCGGCAAGTACCTCCGGGACGCCCGGGTGATGACCCTGTACGAGGGCACCAGCCAGATCCACAAGCTGCTGATCGGACGCTCGCTCACCGGTGTCAACGCCTTCTGA
- a CDS encoding S53 family peptidase: protein MGTSPATAGTRRSATVRALALLAVGATALSTGGAGATGLAAGPATGHRQSPHVRPASTGHISAAGRVAPLPTSQCVTEIGIHCYSPLQYRAAYNLDPLYRQGITGKGRTIVIVDSFGSPTIQHDLEVFDQQWGIPDTQVEVVKWGQVPPFDPTNADHTGWAGESTLDVEYAHAVAPDAHIILVETGVAETEGVTGLPEMMDAEKALIKTGKADVISQSFGATENTFPGYDKGDFTSLTDLRYAFQYAAAHDVTVLAASGDAGATDYQADGENLYPYKVNSWPSSDPLVTSVGGTQLTLDDNGRRTAPDQVWHDDYGAAGGGASGVFARPWYQTGVAKVTGNHRGTPDISMSAAVDGAAWTYESYDPTRVGWHLTGGTSEATPIFSGVVALAAQLAGHRLGQLGPRLYGLALLPQQFSGIVDVAAGDNSWDTVTGYQAAKGYDLASGLGTIDATRFVHALAGR from the coding sequence ATGGGCACCTCCCCCGCCACCGCGGGCACCCGCCGCTCCGCCACCGTTCGCGCCCTCGCGCTGCTCGCCGTCGGGGCCACCGCCCTCAGTACCGGCGGCGCCGGAGCGACCGGCCTCGCCGCCGGGCCGGCCACCGGGCACCGGCAGTCCCCGCACGTACGCCCCGCCTCCACCGGCCACATCAGCGCCGCCGGCCGGGTCGCCCCGCTGCCGACCTCGCAATGCGTCACCGAGATCGGCATCCACTGCTACTCCCCGCTGCAGTACCGCGCCGCGTACAACCTGGACCCGCTCTACCGGCAGGGCATCACCGGCAAGGGCCGGACGATCGTGATCGTGGACTCCTTCGGCTCACCGACCATCCAGCACGACCTGGAGGTCTTCGACCAGCAGTGGGGCATCCCCGACACCCAGGTCGAGGTGGTGAAGTGGGGCCAGGTCCCGCCCTTCGACCCGACCAACGCCGACCACACCGGCTGGGCCGGCGAGAGCACCCTGGACGTCGAGTACGCCCATGCCGTCGCCCCCGACGCCCACATCATCCTGGTCGAGACCGGCGTCGCCGAGACCGAGGGCGTCACCGGCCTGCCCGAGATGATGGACGCCGAGAAGGCGCTGATCAAGACCGGGAAGGCCGACGTGATCTCGCAGAGCTTCGGCGCCACCGAGAACACCTTCCCCGGGTACGACAAGGGCGACTTCACGTCGCTCACCGACCTGCGGTACGCCTTCCAGTACGCCGCGGCGCACGACGTCACCGTGCTGGCCGCCTCCGGCGACGCCGGCGCGACCGACTACCAGGCCGACGGCGAGAACCTCTACCCGTACAAGGTCAACTCCTGGCCGTCCTCGGACCCGCTGGTCACCTCGGTCGGCGGCACCCAGCTGACCCTGGACGACAACGGCAGGCGCACCGCGCCGGACCAGGTCTGGCACGACGACTACGGCGCGGCCGGCGGCGGCGCGTCCGGCGTCTTCGCGCGCCCCTGGTACCAGACCGGCGTCGCCAAGGTCACCGGAAACCACCGGGGCACGCCCGACATCAGCATGAGCGCGGCCGTCGACGGCGCGGCCTGGACCTACGAGTCCTACGACCCGACACGGGTCGGCTGGCACCTCACCGGCGGCACCAGCGAGGCCACCCCGATCTTCTCCGGCGTGGTCGCCCTGGCCGCCCAGCTCGCCGGACACCGGCTCGGCCAGCTGGGCCCGCGACTGTACGGGCTGGCGCTCCTCCCGCAGCAGTTCAGCGGCATCGTCGACGTGGCGGCGGGCGACAACTCCTGGGACACCGTCACCGGCTACCAGGCCGCCAAGGGCTACGACCTCGCCTCGGGCCTGGGCACCATCGACGCGACGCGCTTCGTGCACGCCCTCGCCGGGCGCTGA